GAGCTTGATCCAGCGCGTGCCGAAGACCTCGCGCGCCATATGCGCGGTGGTCACCGCCTCCTTGACGGTGTGGCAGCCCGCGGTGTTGGGCAGGATGAGAACGCCGAGCTCCTGGATCATCTTCCAGAAGGCGGCGCCCGCTCCCTCGGCGCCTTCGCGGCGCAAGGACACGGTTGCGACCCCGGCGCCGCTCTCTCGGAAGGCTTGCTCGAGGAGGGCGGGGCTTGGGTATTGCGCGGTGCCCAGCATCAGCGGGTTGGGCAATTGGGTGCCGTAGAAGGGTTTCATGGTCATCCTCCCTGCATGGGGGCGAGAATTTCGACGCGGTCGCCGTCGTGTAGTGGATGCGAGGCGCGTAGAGCGGCCGGGACGAAGGTCTCGTTCACCGCGGTTGCGACCCGCCCGGAAACCTCGCGTTCTTCGAGCAGTCCCGCGAGGGTCGTGGCGGCCACGTCATGAGGGGCGCCGTTAATCACGATCTTCATCGACCATCTCCGTGTGAAGGTTGCTGAGGGCAAGATCGGCCACGCCGCGCGCCAGCGCCGGCGCCAGCAGGTAGCCGTGGCGATAGAGGCCATTGGCGTAGATCCGGCCGCCGGTCCGGCGGATGCGGGGTAGGTTGTCGGGAAACGCGGGGCGCAAGTCGACGCCGATCTCGAGCA
The Alloyangia pacifica DNA segment above includes these coding regions:
- the thiS gene encoding sulfur carrier protein ThiS, encoding MKIVINGAPHDVAATTLAGLLEEREVSGRVATAVNETFVPAALRASHPLHDGDRVEILAPMQGG